The sequence CCAGCCGCGACGCCGGCGAGCTCGCCGCGCTCGAGGCGCGCTATGCCGACACCGCCAAGCGGATCGGCCAGTTGCGCCAGGATCTGCAGGGCCTCGGCGCCAACGACGAGGCGCTCAACAGCGCGGCGCGCCGCTTCGGCGACGGCATCGTCTCGGTGCAGCAGGCGGCCGATGCGCTGTTCGCCTCGCACAAGCAGTTCGCCGAGCTGCTGCCCAAGCTCAAGTCCGCCCGCGGCCAGCTCGAGGACAGCGCCGACGAGCTCGACGGCCTGATCGCCGACGCGCTCGACAGCCACGCCGGCAAGCCCGACGTGCTGAACAAGCTGCGCCGCGACGTGAAGCGCGCGGTGCTGGTGGCGACCGAGGCGCTGCAGCAGAACAAGCTCGAATCGGCCCGCATCGCCGCCAAGGACGTCGCGCCGGTGGCGGCCGACATCCGCGCCGGCTACGAGGCGGTCGGCGAGGCCAAGCCGGTGGCCGACATCCACGAGCTGCTCGGCGACTACCTGGCCGTGCTCGAGGGCGACAAGGCGCTGATGCCGACCTACGTGCGCTCGCTCGAGCAGGACGCCGAGTCGCTCAAGGCGCTGGCGCTGCTGAACCAGCGCATCGAGGAGACGCGCAAGCAGCTCGACCAGGTCGGCAAGCTGGCCGGCGAGCGCGTCGCGGCGGCCAAGCAGAGCGCCGACCGCAGCAGCGGCTTCGCCATGGCCGCCATCGTGGTCATGAGCCTGGCCGCGCTGGGCATCGCGCTGGTCACCGCGCTGTGGGTCACCAACAGCATCCGCAAGCCGCTGGCCCTGGTGGTGGCGCAGCTGCGCCGCATCGCCGAGGGCGACATGACGCGCCGCGTCGAGGTGAAGAGCCGCGACGAATTCGGCGAGCTGGCGCGCTGGACCAACGAGCTGACCGATCGGCTGCGCGCCATGCTGGTCGACATCGCCAGCGGCGCGGTGAAGCTGGCCGAGGCCAGCGAGCAGAGCGCCACCATCACCGCCCAGACC is a genomic window of Chitinimonas koreensis containing:
- a CDS encoding methyl-accepting chemotaxis protein codes for the protein MFSRLTVVQRIATGFFVVAALLLAVGLTGLFGQASMSRSLSNVSEATQLRGHSQSVLVALLETGRLADGYHASRDAGELAALEARYADTAKRIGQLRQDLQGLGANDEALNSAARRFGDGIVSVQQAADALFASHKQFAELLPKLKSARGQLEDSADELDGLIADALDSHAGKPDVLNKLRRDVKRAVLVATEALQQNKLESARIAAKDVAPVAADIRAGYEAVGEAKPVADIHELLGDYLAVLEGDKALMPTYVRSLEQDAESLKALALLNQRIEETRKQLDQVGKLAGERVAAAKQSADRSSGFAMAAIVVMSLAALGIALVTALWVTNSIRKPLALVVAQLRRIAEGDMTRRVEVKSRDEFGELARWTNELTDRLRAMLVDIASGAVKLAEASEQSATITAQTSSGIENQKRQTDEMVREMAAMTDSVRAVAEGADRTLAEIRAARGIAERGQDVVTANIQTIEQLAGHIQSTAEVVTRLDGYSKDIGRILTVIGDIAEQTNLLALNAAIEAARAGEQGRGFAVVADEVRTLASRTRESTGEIQSVITRLQAGVKDAVGAMTQSRSGTVASVEQAGEAGRALAAILSSMRQVDSMSGEIAQAADAQSATTRHLHKGVVGISEIAEQTAVGANQTAASSRELSQLAERLQRQVAQFQV